The Apis cerana isolate GH-2021 linkage group LG10, AcerK_1.0, whole genome shotgun sequence DNA window gTCATGGTTCTGAATCTTGGAGTCCTGCACCTAGTCCTGATGAACTCGTAATTCAAAAACGAGGGCGTCGTCGTAGAACTATAGTTTGGTCTCCTGATCTTGATACTTGTAAAAGGAATAGTCTTTTtaggtaaaatattaattttttctaatttgcaaaataatcataaataaatgtaattaaaattattatagctcAAGTTCTAAAGATCGTACTCCAGTGAAAAGTCCATCAAAATCAACTATGATATTGAGAAGTACACCTAGAAAGAGACTTTCTCTTGCTGATAACAGTGAATCTCAATTTACGACACcagacaaaaagaaaaagttacaAAACTTATTAGATACTaataattcacaaaaatattttactggcaatttattaaatggttTGAGAGGTCTTAGCCATAATCAATTAGTACACATGATTATGGATTTAGTGTCTATGCAAGAGGACGGTCTTTTACACAACAATGATAAAATacggaatattttattgaaaaaaatgccaATGGCTGATATTCAATCattgattgatatattaaataatttaaagcaaaATATACAAGCTAGCATTGGATTTTCTGATTTGAATGGTTTATCTAATATTCATTTAGATGCCTTTCATGTatgtagtaatttttttacttttatatattttttttttattataaattttatttatatattaatattatcttgattttatatagaaagcAATTATAGATCAAGGGAAAAGACTTGTAGAATCACAGCATTGGATATCAGTAATGCATTATGTATATGCAGCATGGAATATTACAAAGCaactaaatgaaaaagaacatcaaaatatatgcaatttgacacataaatgttttaaaaatttgacgcATTTTTGTTCTCAAGctttgaaaaaaggaaattttacaAGTACTGTATTGGATATGTTTGCTGACaggtattgataaaaaaaatatttgacttttatattttgaatataaaaaaataccattttgtttaattgttcACAGGCTTGATGCAATGGTTGAAGATTATGAGGACTTAAAAGTTTGTTTACAGTTGATAAACGAAGTAAAAAACAACGAaacctaaatattttttctacatcgttttcaataacaaaaaactatatataaacattatttctatacatacatatatatacatatatatatacatatatatatatatatatatatttttaatatatacataaattttaattctcattgTAATATAAAGACTTTACTGGAGTCTTGATCATTATTAGGTAGActatatcttttttactattttttttttttttttataattcaatcatATAATGAGAGATTCATATGGACCGGTATTAGTAGTAgctttaagaatatttaaaattttcaaatgatatttttatattatgttcgtattaaatattttgagatatttgacattttataatctttgcaattataatttatgttatgttaATGAAAAACGTCATTTAAAAAGGACATTGTTATCAAGCTAGGGtaacttatatatttcaaacgtGATCGttaaattcatttgtattatttatgattcattTGCGAtagatatgtttttttaagatatttataaaattttaactttttttttttaaatatatcttatatgtattttgttaaaaatacttaGGGACCATACTTATCTTATTGATACAATTTCTTgtctatgttttttttcatgacaattatatatacatatataaaaacatacagacaaattgatttttattaaaaacaatttattcgtcATAATATATCATGCATTCTTACATAATATACCATTATTACTTCTGAAAGGCACATACTTCATTtacgtgtgtgtatgtgtgtgtacacGCGTGAGTGCGTGCTTATGTAGGAGTGGATGCGTGTAAATGTCAGAAACATTCtgagaatcgaataaaattctttcttttttctagaattaattcaattactgTTTTTTCAGACAGTATAACAATGATCttatgaatatttgtaatcagatcattcgaatttttcctagacaataattaattaattaatatctatgtTTAATGTATCaagttttaaattgattactCAGAGATTCTCGAATCGCATTGATTTGTTGTTGATTACGCCtcaaataacaaaagaaatattggatATGGTCATATCGGaccatcgaaattttttttaatttcttccgtGTTCGCAAGcgtaagattattaattttctttcttataacGGATCATTTAAAAAGTGCGTATTGGCAAGATTACATTATACACAATTCTTAGGAACATTTTCAAAATCCGAATTCTTTTTGATCggatttggaaaatttcattagaCGAATAAAAACATAACAATGAACGCAACAATAATCTGACTTcatctaaataaaaacatttaggTGAAACAAACCAAACGCGTTTTAAGTATGTCTATGCAGTTCATATAGAACGTTTTATGTTCTATGGTAATATgcgtaaaataaaagtttaacgagattgaaaaatcgttcaaaaagtttttttctcgCCGAGTctcgaaaaaaacgaaaatggaaatgaaaaatggatatttcaatgaaaatatttcttcatcttaaaaaaaaaaaaaagtgttgccaatttttgctattttcaaataattacaattgttttttaaacaataaaaaaagtttgcgtttattgaaaataaataaaattatattaattattctcaatCGGACGTTCTTAATCGAGACTTGGTTAGGATGAACCtaagaaaaaactttttaaatgatgTTCATCACGGCGCAATACTTAGACGATGCATATTAAAacgtaaatatttcaattattgacTATGCGGCCGTTGAGCTAAAAGTGGAATCAcgggtaaaaatattaaaattttatttttgtattgaattatttttcaattgaagGAATTAGTTAGAATCACTATAATCAAGATTATATCATCCTTcgagttatattttaatttaaaagagaaagaaaaggtaagagtcgaaaaaaaataagaacagTTACGCATGTATAGGATGtagtttatcattttttcgctttttttatctaattatattttaattgtttgtttattattcgttttttattgtttattattcgttatttattgtttgtttGTTATTCATTTTCGTGATTCACCCATGATCCGGACTTATTAGCTATAttcatttcgtttaaaaaaaaaaagaagaagaaggagatataaaaaactatatagaACATTCTGTTCGCTTCGTTCGGATGACAATGGGAcgcgattaaattaatataacgatCCGTAATGCGACGATGCAACTATGATACTTAACAAGATAAAGCTGCGAATCGAATACTGTGGTAATGAATCATCGGATATTATGAGTTCGCTGACTGAAACTCGCTTCAGTCGATCTTTGCCGGTTGCACCCTTGGATAcaactgaaaaaattaaaaataaatattattaaaatattattaagaacagatcaaagatattttaagtatttactttaatgttatatttctattctttttctttttcttttcttttctaactaattataaatcattctgTTTCTTCGATTCGTAGATATTCGGACAACTTACGCCAAGTAAATTTCTAGGTACGTAGCCTTCTTTGTGTCCCAGTTTGCTCCACCACCATTCTCTCTCATTGTCATCGCCCTTCCGAAGGACAACTAAGGAATCACCATTCTTCAGAGTGAGCTCATCGCTGTGTTGCGCCTCGTAATCGAACACTGCATAAACTTGACCATTGTTCATTATTCCAAGCTTCTCTTGGACGCCTGCAACGTGATATAAAATCAGTATAATTTGCTCGATAAAACTTTAGAGATTCGATTAAGACGCGTTAATGATCAGTTTGCATTAATACTGACTGTATAAATATTCTGAACAACCGTCGAAACCCTCCTCGTCTTCTTCGCATTTTTCTGCTGCAGTTTCATGGTCGGAGAGAGTAGTGGCGAATATACAAGCTCCGTGCTCCACTAGAAATCTTACCATGGATAAATTATTGCAACTTGCGGCGCAATGTAAGGGAGTCCTGCAATAAAACTCAAGTGAGCAAAGGatcgaagaattaaaatataaaatatacgattgaAAGTTGATAAACTTCTTACCATCCATCGCTGTCCTGAGCGTTCACGTCGCAGCCAAATTCCACTAGAAACTTGACTATCTCCAAATGACCGGCACAAATGGCATTATGAAGCGCAGTAATGCCTTCATCGTTAGCCGAACTGGGATTCGCCACTTCTTTAGCAGTTTTCTTCACTAATTCCAATTCACCTTCGAGACTGGCGTCCAACAGTAGAGCTAGAGGATCAAAGGAAACCCTTCTCGAGAGATTCGCTTTCCCCGTGCTGGACTTCAGgttccctttcttccttctcatCACCTCGTTGTTCTTCCCATCGGCTTCCAATTCCGTTCTTCTCTCGCTTTCTTTCGCCTTCACTTTATCCTCGATATTAATAACGTTCAACGCATCAATGATATCCGCTTCCTCCAATTTCTCATTACTAATCACATCTTCGTTGATAATCGGAACGCTCTTCTTACAACTGTCCGTCGTATCGATGATTTGTGATTGTTGCTGAGGTTGTTGcggttgttgttgctgctgttgctgctgttgctgctgctgctgctgctgctgctgttgttgctgttcCGTTTGCATCAGGTCCGCTGGAATCTCGGTTTCCGGAAACAGAAACGCCGGTGGCATCTCAATCCGTCGATTTATCGACACGTGAACATTCGACTTGGCGTAACGGAGCTTCGGCTGCTCGGAGATCGGTGCCTTCTTCAATGTTAGAGGCCTGGCTTTGATGATTTGATGATTGCCGAATTGGGTTTCTGTCGGAGATTCCGGTGGTTCGGACGTGGGGATCGGTGGAacgtcttcttctttctctgttCTGTGAAACGGTGGAAACGGTCGATTAAGATGACTAACTGGAGAATtgcaattttggaaaaaaaagtgatgGAGACGGTACGACAGACGTGGGTATAATCCCCGATCTTAGAGACTTGGACAAGTTTTGACACGATATGTACTTTGAAACAAGTgtctataataaatcaataatccaCCGAGGATATTAAGTCGAGTCAAAGTTTTGatgttttaaaaagatatttctcgTGTATTCGATTTAGAACGATCTTTTGTATTTCGGTTTCACGGGACAGTTTCCGCGTTTCGAATAGTTATGCTAtttaaggaaaggaaagaaaagcgaTCGATTTAATGATAAGATTTGGAGGGAACACGATCGAGAAACAGGAACTTAGATTCCGCCTCGATCGATTGAAGAGCTCGCGAGCACTAAGCTGTTGTCTCAACTGCACGGTAGTGGTTCTATTTTTGTGTCTATTATTCGAGATAGGCTTCGATTCACCGGCCAAATCGATCGCGAactaattaacatttataattaacccGGTAATCGTTTTTACGCGCTGTGCTCAAAATCCCTCTGCTCTATCACTATTCGATACCCTTTCGGCAATGAGATCGTCGAAATGGATTTAATCCGAAATTCCGAgtcgaaaatttaaacgtaaatacgaatctaaatataaaataaatattgaatttgtcGAATTCAGAGATTGATCGACAAttgataaaaaggaaaatcgaaatattcagCGAGCAAACCAGATTCACAAACCTCGTATTGATCCCTAAATTGTTTTTGCAATCGCCGATCCCGTCGCCCGGATTGTCCATCTTTTCATGATGGGTCAGCCGTGGAGGGGGATTCGGTTTGCTCGGTTTCGGAGGTAGCGCCGGTTTCGTCTTGTCCTCtatcatatttttcctttcattctCGTTTTTCAATCTATCGAATTCGAACGTTTTTTCCACAGTTTTCGCAGGGATCTCAAATTTCCCATTGTGCTCGTGCTTCGTCGCGGAACTTTGCTCGAATTTGTTGCTCTCGAATTTGACCGATTCTTGCTTGAATTGTTGGCCCCCGCTCTCGTATTTGTTCGAGGTTGTTTCGTGCTTAAATCCCGCATTGTGCTCGTACTTGATCGATGGCCTCACCTCGTGTTGATCGTGTTTACCGTATTGTTGAGTATTCTGATTAGGATCGTACTTCGTTCCGTGAATTTGTTCGTGTTTATTCTGCCCGCTTTCGTACTTCCCTTGATCGATCTTCGATACGTTGTCGTAACGATTCGTCTGATTTCCAATTTGTTCGTGCTTGCTCGATTGTTCGTACAATTTCGTACACGCTTGTTGATTGGCCTGATCGTATTTCCCGTGTTGATCGTACTTGGAATGCTGCTGCTCGTATTTTATCTGATGAGAATCGTACTTGAACACCTGATTGGGCTCGTACCTCTGCTGTTCGTGTTTAGTCGGAAGGGCGTGCTCGAATTTATCTTGAACTTTTCCTTGTTCAAACTTTATCTTATCGGGTTGTTCGTTGTTGGACGTGGAGCCGGTTAACGGTTGAGTCTGATTGTATCTTTGAACCGAATTTCCAAAACTGGTCCCGCTCGATGAGGTGTGAATGGTCGACGAAGGATTAGGAGAATTCTGTGTCTGATATACCGAGGATGAAGACACAGGGTGAGTATTCGCTTGAGCGGAGTGTTGAATACCGGGATAGTTGTGCCTCGACGCGTAAGTTTGGTCCTGGGTGGACGTTTGATTGTTAGAAGAGGATTGGTTCGATTGCTGCTGGTTGCCACTTTGAGTGCTCAGACCAACGAAATTTTGCGCGTTATTGTGTCCACGGCCTATCAGGCTCAGAGTTTGTGGCATCACGGGATGAATCTTCGTGGAGGAAGTCTGATAGATTTGAGACTTGACGGAGAAACTTGGCGCCACGCTGGATATTGGTTTCTGATGCGTTTGAAGGTTTCTGTGATTTTGAGTTTGAGTAATGGATACGGTGGTGCCAAGATTCGATGCCGATGAACCAACGTTATGTTGCTTCTGTTGAATGTTTCcgtgttgttgttgttgctgctgctgttgttgctgttgctgctgttgcGTTTGCGACTGCTGTTGATGATGGATCCGAAGATTTTGCGACAAACCCTCGGGGCTGAAGTTGTGGGATGTGCTAATCAGGTTGTTGTTCGTACTATTggcgttgttgttgttattattactgttgttattgttgttgttgttgttattgttattattattcacggATTGATTAGGCAGGTTCTGGTTGTGTTGATTCGTGCCCAGTAATTGCGACTGACCTGAAAACATCGGATGTAATTGAACGTAAGACTCGAGATCGTaaagatcgatcgaagatTTTTGTTCGATGATACCAACCTTGAATATGGGATTGGGATTGGCTATGGGCGATTTGATGACCAAACTGTTGAAAAGCTGCTCTCTGACCTAATTGAGAGGCACTGGCCGAGTGTTGtatcttattcttattaacaTCATCTTCGGCAGCCTTAAAATTCACCGTGAATTTGGTGTTGTAAGGCAGTGTCTGATATTTCGGGTCGTTTTTGTTCAAATTGAAATCGTTGTCGTTCGGTATATGGGAATACGGTTCAATAGCGGCTATATTTCCAGCAGGCCTGGACTTCCCTCCGGCATTGAAGTCCAGCTTCGACTCTGTGAACCCGGTGTTCGCGCTCGTGCGATTCCCAGAGCCTAGCTGCTGGCTCAGTCGTTGGTTCAACGCTCTCTTGCGTTGAAGACGACCCTGCAGCTGAGCTATCCTCGCGTCTATTGACGCCATCTCTGCTTGTCGTTGCGCTAGGGCCAACCGTTGCTGAGACACCATTTGGTTCTGCTGCTCGTTCATCTTATTACGATACTGTcgacgagagaaaaaagaaaacaagagTTTATTCCCGACTCTTCGATAAAGTTCGTTTCCGAatgtgaaaaacaaaattctaaaaattctctttttctttcaccgCGCTCGAACCGTGAAAGATCGAAATCACGCTGTAGCCACGAGTAGCAAGGAAAGGGTAGAAGAAAAGGGAGGCTTTGCTTACAATAAGCTCCCTCCTGAGTTTCTCGAGCTCAGCGCTGGCTGGCGTCGACAAGTGTCCACCGCCGCCACCGCCTCCAACGCCTCCGCCGCCGACGCCTCCGGCGCCTCCACCTCCGCTTCCGGTCCCGGCCGCGTTCTGCCTGCCCCGCAGCTCCTCGAGTTGTCGCGTCAACTCCTCCACCTTCGCCACCGCCAATGAGagctccttctccttctcgttGAACAGCGCCCTTATGCAGTCCAGGTCCGAGGCTGTGAACACGAAGAAACGCGTCAGGCCAAGGAACAAggcgatttttatataacgacGGGCGTGAAAGGTGAAACGCGAAACGAGAGAACGATTCTTTAGCGATTCTTAGCGCTGCGCCGTGAGCAAGAGCGCAGCAACGACTCTCTTTTCAtctcttttctaaaaaaattgggGAAAAAGTAGCGTGTACCCGAAAAACGAGAATAGGAATCAACGTGCACAACATCCCGAGTTTTGCCCCAGTTtcctgaatatttattttcaagcaCAAGCCAGAAACtgattcgatatttcttcaaaGAGAGGACAGTGGGAGTCCGGAACGGGACAACCTGTTTGACCTGGTACGACGACGAGTCCGTCGTGGATgaaactttcttttaattatttgcccGCTTCCTTTGACACGTTTTCCCTCCGATCCGCGATACACTTTTTATGCAGTTTTAATCTGTTTCTTCGAGGGAGAATATCCCATTCAAAGAGCAAGAGGCAAGAATCAAGGCTCGACAACAACAAATAATCTCGCCCGTTTCTCCAGGATGGAGGAAACCCCGCGTCCTCGAAGGAGAGGAACGTTTTGTTACcgcgaaaagagaaaaaggcgCTTTCCGGGGGGAAAAACGGCGAAAAAACGTTTTCAAAAGATCTTTCGTCCCCGATTCAATGGGACTCTCCTTCTTATTCTCCTACTCAAGAACAACGAAATAATTCAACGGTTAATTGTTGAAACTGAGTCACGAGTCGAACCATAACGCGAATCCTCGCCGCGTCTACCCTCGTAAATCATTCCTTTAATTGGCTCTTTTTCCAACTTTCCAACGCGAGCCAGCCGAGGCTGCTTTCTCGTCGCGCGATGCGATCCTCGCCTGTGCGATCCATGCATGTGAATCTTTCAAGCTGGAGACGGAGAACATGAAAGGAAGCTATTATTGAGTTTGGAGGAAGAAGATGtccctctattttttttttttttttccataaagaAGGAAGATATCTCGTGAGATATCTCTCGtagctttaatatttaaggGACTTCGTCTATAACCTGTTTCCAGACTGAGATCgctggaaaatttattcgttcgatttACAAAGGTTCGATCAATtttggtaaaatattttcgacgatctttcaatcatttttctattcgTTCAAGCacgtataaatttcttaaatttctttcaaaacgaTCGTCCTTTTGAACGAAGGTTTCGTTTTTGCGGTTGGAATGTCTTGGAGAGCGATCGACCGATTTCGTCTCGATATCATCGCGGAAGAAAGCATTCTTCGCCTCGTGTCCCCATCCGATACATCCAAGGAAGAGAAGCGTTTTCACTTGGGATACAGAGAATCGTGATTCGACTGgtctcgtttcgtttatttGTCTCCGGTGTCTCATTTCTTCTGCAGCGCACTGACGCTTATTGCGAATCTCTTCCTCCGAATCGTATCAAGCACGAGAATTTTAAACGTTTCCGCTCCATTGCAGTTTCTGTAGTTTCATTAGAAAATCCTTGGAGAATTCATACGCGAAGAGAAGGAAGGGGAAGAGGATGAAGAATTAAAGCGGGAGTCGAAATTAGCCTCTTTTCGTCTCAAGATCACAAGGTTCcctaatattttaacataccGTCTAGAGATAATTTCTCGCCCATTTTTCgagcatttttctttcttctttccttttttttcttttttaccttcCCAATTTTCCTCCGTCGACATTcatttcacgaaaaaaatcttcataaaGTCCCGCACCACCGTATTAAAACACCGTCGCGTTTAATTTCAAGGAGACCTGGATTCGTGAAAACCGGGGAGAGGCAGCTAGTTCGTAGGCCTTTGACCGCCTTTATCGTCATTTCCCGCGGGTGGAGAGCAGAAATAGGTGACGCGAGAGGAATCATGAGAATGGAAAAATGTAGAAGAAGAAtgcgaaagaaggaaggacGCTTTTGTCGCGTTGCTCCACAGAGGGGACCACGATCGGTCTTAGCTACACCTTATTAGACTTTTCGCTCCTCCTCCATCTTCTTTCCATCTTCctcccttcttttcttccttcctttctttcttcttccccttTCGCATTCAGCTTATTGCTCCTCCAGATGGGCGAAACGGGAGACGGATAATGGCGTAACGAAAATTCCGACTTTGCTTGAAATTACAATGAACTGCCGAATTACCGCATCTTCTTCCCGGCAATAGCTAATTTGAGAATTACGTCGCATGCCTCGACATACCGAAAGCCTTCGTCGCGGAAAATGCGGCGAGATGAGAGGAGATGGGCAAATGGTGCGGCAATTTTCCCGCTCTCGTTGCTTACccgaaaattagaaaataggtGGTAACCTAGCGGCTTTATAAAGACGTAAGGGTGGAACTTAGGCTTGTATACTGCAACTTGCTTACGAGCAccaattttgtaattcaacGCTGAAAACTTTCGAGCATCCCACGTACACGGCTCATTACCAACTTAAGTTTCCAACTGAATCGTTAACCATCgccatttttcatttcgtataTAGCGGATTTACTCCGTTCGTGtacgtaatataatttgacgTGTAATATAATTCTCATCGATGAAACTACAcatcgaagaaaggaaagagacgAATTTTTTCGCgcaatttcgagaaaaaatttcgaCGACAAAATCCTCTGAAATTCCCCTGAAGATTTGCTAGGACGTTTAGAAGAAGGGAACGATCGAATTGGCTCGTTCGGATATACGgatatacagatatatatatacagatggGCGAGAAATAGCGAATAACTGGAATCGGGTGGAACGTGGAACGTGGTTCAATTGATATTGTTGCACTATTAAAGATAGGATAGTCGTTAAGCAAGGAATAGATATCGATGAACGTTTTAACAACGTGGAGGCGCGATGCATCGTATCGATGAATCCTCACCGTTTAATTGTATGCATCGATTAAAAGGCTGGCATTTAATTAAACGCATTGTGCTATCGCATCGAGTTACTTTTCGCTCATTTTCGGGGAAAATATTCTCGATGTTTGCTGCAATTCTCCTTCTCCATACAgatactattactactactactattactacaaCTAACcggttataataataattattttccctGACCTGGCCAACTTCGCAATGGGCGGAGGTCACGAAGTTTACGTTCCACTTTCTCAAGTTTCGTTTGAATCTTTCATAGCGTTCCGAGAGGGAGGCTCGAATACCGAGTATTCGATAAATACGAAGGAAAGTTATTTTTACTCTTTAAAGGTaacgaaagggaagaaagagggggaggaaaattttgttttgtcgatcgatcgatcgtcttgatagatttaatatattacgtaAAAACTCTTTATCCTTATCCGTTCATCGGGAATTGTTTTACCGAGGGAGATACACACAAAGTGATATCAATCCATTTTACGTtcgtttattttgtttcacgATCAACGTTTACCTTCCCTCGATGTCCACCACGTTGgattaaaaatgttacttATCCTCGTCGTCGGGTTCGCAGTAACCACGAGATTCGATCCtcctgataataataattaacacgaGAGTCTTCTTCCACGCATACCAGAACTCTATTAATTACCTCGAGTTTGATTTACATTGTCGTTGCGGTCGAAGTCTGGCAGTGATTATCGATTTTGCGAGGCCGCGAGGCAAATGTGGAATTACCGCGTGGAACGGTGGCCGAGGAcacctctccccctcctctctctctctctctctcctttccccGTACTTCCGGTAATTGGAAGTTCGAACCGATTCGATTGTAAAGAGAAGTGACCACTTCTTCGACGACCATTATATACTTGCTCGACTCTGGATCGAGTTGGATCTTATGCAAACTCGCCGCGATTTCCCACGTCTGTTGGAAGAGGACGAGAGGATTTCCGTTTGGAGTTTTCACAGGAAACGACCAGTTTCCAAGTGCTCCGTTtagaaacttttctttttttttttttttttttttccaccggACGCGGTGATAAGTCGAGCAACTATCACGCCACTTGTGCGCGAAACCCGTTAACTCGTCTAACTGAGATTGAGAAACGGATgggatttttataaacttatccTCCCGCTcttgaatttttgattttaatttcgagagGATGttctattttcg harbors:
- the LOC107999490 gene encoding uncharacterized protein LOC107999490 is translated as MNTPTTRDFLRRPDGTRRRSSRQALAVIPVNNSASPGEAISTEVNAMDNFLNSRHGSESWSPAPSPDELVIQKRGRRRRTIVWSPDLDTCKRNSLFSSSSKDRTPVKSPSKSTMILRSTPRKRLSLADNSESQFTTPDKKKKLQNLLDTNNSQKYFTGNLLNGLRGLSHNQLVHMIMDLVSMQEDGLLHNNDKIRNILLKKMPMADIQSLIDILNNLKQNIQASIGFSDLNGLSNIHLDAFHKAIIDQGKRLVESQHWISVMHYVYAAWNITKQLNEKEHQNICNLTHKCFKNLTHFCSQALKKGNFTSTVLDMFADRLDAMVEDYEDLKVCLQLINEVKNNET